The Salvelinus sp. IW2-2015 unplaced genomic scaffold, ASM291031v2 Un_scaffold5981, whole genome shotgun sequence sequence gtgaagtaggggctgtgattcgatgataaattaacagggcTAGCCgctcgattatatgcaacgcaggtacaagctagataaactagtaatatcatcaaaccatgtgtagttaactagtgattatgttaaggattgattgtttttttataagatacgtttaatgctagctagcaccttaccttggctccttgctgcactcgcataacaggtagtcagctgCCACGCAGtccctcgtggagtgcaatgtaatgcccatgatcggtgtccaaaaatgccattccgattaatcggttcgACCTCGTATTTTTGAATGACGCTATGGATTAATATTTTCCAGGAAGTAAACACAGGCCACTATTAGGATAGCTTGTGAAGCTTtttcatcggcaggacagaacggaAGCATCTCCTAAACTCAAGGGCGGGATGTGTGTGTCGGCTTTGCTAAACAACAGTGGTCCTCAATTCTAATATTAAGGAGGTCGGAGttctgctcacctgaggtagaatactGTAGACCAtacaagctgtagaccatacttaTGGTGAgagtttcatctatatttttcatggcTGTCTTTTACCACCATAACCGATGCTGTACTCAACGAGCtatgtatagggccataagccaAGAAGTAAATGCTCATGCCAGAGACAGCACTCCTAGTGGGCCGGTGATTTTATTGCAGAAAAACCGAAATCATTTCAACCTGATTTTACCAGCATGtcttcatttctaccagcatgtcaccttgTGCAATGAGGGggtaaaactctagatcacctcttaCTCAACCTACAGAGACGTATACAAAactttccctcgccctccattgtaaatctgaccataactatatcctcttgattcctgcttacaatcaaaaactcaaacaggaagttacCAGTGACATGTTAAATTCTGAAGTAGTCCGATGAAGCGAATGCTAAGCTTCAGGACTTTCGCTAGTACagcctggaatatgttctgggattcatccgatgttATTGTGGAGTTTACACTTcatcaccggcttcattaataagtgcatcgacaacatcGTCGCTCCAGTGAAGTGCGTCATTTCCCAACCAGAAAGCCATTGATTCAGACAcaatccgcactgagctaaatgctAGAACTGCgcttttcaaggagcgggacactagtttgcgttgacaagctgaatgtgccGAGCTGTCTGTTTTTAAAATACTAGCAACAGTTCGGACAccaatgcataccccacaagacatcccaccgagtctcttcacagtccccaagtccagaacagactatgggaggtgcacagtactacatagagccatgactacatggaactctattccacatcaggtaactgatgcagcagtagaatcagattttaaaagcaGGTAAAAACACACCTTGCAGAacaacagggactgtgaagagacacacagcaAGGTACAGAGCCATGCATTCAcatacattgtgatattgttgtatggtggtattgaatatgtgttgtgttgtggacaTGTGGTGGTGTAgagatgttatatgatgtactgttttatcttgaGTTCATTCAGTACAAACGTAGTTCACTGTTTTAAtctgttgttttatatgtaacACTCCAGTCAGTTGTAGTAATgttgtaaagttggttgccaaccgccatataaagtccaaagaagaagaaagcctgtaggaaggaggagagatgacgagaaactAATTTGGttcatcattttatctgtgaatTTATTGTttgagtagaggaccttgtgcttTATCCCTGGACAAATGAGCTGGCAACAGCAATCTAGCtaactaaattgccataaatgttcaatgctttttgacctgtgcCCAATAATTAATATAATTGTTCCTCCTGATCTCGTCTGGTGTGMGTGAACGAAATCAACTTGCGAGCgatggcagggcttgcaagctATTAAGGAATACAaggggaaacccagccacgagctgcccagtgacacaagcctaccagatgggccAAATgcattctatgcttgcttcgagtcgagcaacactgaaccatgcgtgagagcaccagctgttctggatgacMTTGTGATCATgctttccgtagccgatgtgaccTTTTAAACAGTTGAAAATTCACAagcccgcagggccagacggattaccaggacgcgtactccgagcatgcgctgacaagtgtattcactgacattttcaacctctccttgacccagtctgtaataccaacatgtttcaagcagaccaccatagtctctgtgcacaagaacgccaaggtaacctatTTAAATGATCATCGCCCCGTAGCACGCACAGCTGTagctatgaaatgctttgaaaggctgggcaTGACTCCCATTAACACAAACATctcagataccctagacccagtccaatttgcatacgccccaacagatccacagatgacgcaatctctattgcactccaccctgcccttccaacctggactaaaggaacacctacgtaagaatgctgttcattgactacagctcagcgttcacaccatagtgccctccaagctggaagatacatagagagagatgCTAGTCAGCTAGTCTGCAGAACGTGTTGGTTTGTTAGTCTATCTTGTTATGTGATAATCTTCAATGCACAGCATTTTAAACATTTTGAGGAGAACCTGTATTTTGGGGACGTGTGACTCCACTTTGAAGTGATGATTTTGGCAGACCAGACCAGTTACATCTACAGTATAAATCTTAACAAGAAAATACAGTGGGGTTGAGTTTATTTCTGCTTTGTTGCAGATTCCCAGAGCAGATATTTATTTTCTCCTCTGTCAGCCTCCTTGATCTCTTCCTAAAATAATGATTATCTTTCATGTCATTGTAGTTGTGAATATTCCTGGGGTCTTGTTGTGTTAGGTGAGAGAAGATGTCATTGTAGTTGTGACAGAAGTGATGCAACTCTAGTGCTGATTGGAGGAAAAATGTATTGGATCAGGACAGACATGGAGGACTGTGCCAAGTctgttaactctctctctctctctctctctcaaacacacacacacacacacacacacacacacacacacacacacacacacacacacacacacacacacacacacacacacacacacacacacacacacacacacaccacacacacacacacacacacacacaccacacacacacacccacacacacacacacacacagtataaaacACTAGAATTACACAATAGCATCTGCTTTCAATCTTGTTTATTTTAGATAATTAACTAAGTCATATGATTAAAATAATTTGAGAACTACACAACTCCAGCAGTGATCTTTTTTAACGTTACAACTAAACAATGATTTTAAATCAATAagataataatatactgtatatgtcagaCTTGACTTCCTTCATCTGGTCTTTTCCAGACTTTTCTCCTGTGACGTCTTCTTCTCAGCAGCCGTAGAGTATGTTGATCCTCAGGATGTCAGTGGTGGACAACCCCTGTCTCTGGCCGATGGGCACGTTGGGGTTGGGGATGGGGGTGATGGTGTCCATCCCGTTGATAGAGAAGGCTGTATTTCCATAGTGCATGACAGAGCTGTAGTCGTAGGGAGTGTTCAGGTTGTTGGTGTTTGATCTGTCGAAGTTGTAGGCGTTGTTAGAGTCGATGTTACTCCAGTTGATGGTGACATACTGGTCACGGTCGCTCCTGGTTTGTTCGTGCTGGAAGCCCAGAGCGTGGAGAGTCTCGTGCTGAATGACCCCGAAGTAAACGCAGCCGTTCATTTGGAGAGAGACCGTCTGTTGGCCTCCCACTCTCCCAAGAGAGGACCAGCATCCGTCTCTGGGCTCATAGCTGATGAAGTCAACCTGATTCTGACGAGGCACGAAGCGAATGCAGGTCCTGGAAGGGAAGTCCCGGAGGGCGTTCTCAATGCTCTGCTTATTAGAGGAACTGAAGCTACTGCTCACTGTGTAGGGCACTTCAACCAATCCGTTGGTGCCTTTTTTCCAGAAGCACCCTGCACTGTAAAATAACATTTAGCTGGTTAGTCAATTATATctgaaaatacaattattttgacATAACAAATATATTTGTTATCTTCAATATAACTAGTACTTTACTCTACTTCACTTGTTTAACCAACCTGAAATtaaagtatgtatatatatatatcaacataAGATGTATGTAAAAACAACTCCAAGGGGAACTGTGTTTCATTTTCCCTCAATTTACTAATTTTAAGTTCCAGCAACAACTTGACACCTGTCTCTGTTTTTATAGGATTGTGGGTAATTCCACATTCTTTGACTTTATAKTACTTCTACACAATGTTGTATACATATTTTGAAGGAAGAAACGTATATTTCTGTATTAGTTTAAGGCAACTTTCTGAAACACCAAAAGTGaaatatataatacataaaaatacCTCATCTTGGAAATACTCAAAAAAAGCTGATGCAAATAGTTGTAAAAGTAGAACTGGTACAATAttgttgttagtgtgtgttggTTGTACCTGAAGCAAACCATGGCGTTTCTGGTTGTTGGCGCCACCATGTCTCCCTCCAACAGAAACTGACTGGATCCGTTATTGGTGGCCAGAATTCTCTCAGTGATGTCTACATCCTCAGGGTCGTCTGTTAGGATCTCTGGTCCACTTCCGTCCTCCATGAGACGGGTGGCCTGAGAGaggcccagcagcagcagcagcagcagggtgaGAGAGGGGCTTTTGCTTAgtcctctctgtactccctgttgacccacgactgagtggccgCGCATGCCTCCACCATTATCAAGTTCGGCCTGATGATACGACGATTGCTAAGGCCTGACACTTGGACGGTGAcgcagacagcctataggaagcaGGTCGAACccctgcagtgtggtgccagcgacaacaacctctcccctcaACGTCAACGAGGGAGCTGAAtgggtggactacaggaaacagcggCAGGTAACATCTCCCAGTGGACGGGCTGTCAAGAGCTTccgttcctctgtgtccacagcACTTGGAGGATTTACAGACCTGCCATTTACACCCTACCTGTACAGACCTGCCATTACACCCTAACCTGGCTTACAGACCTGCCATTACACCCTGACTAACGACCTGCCATTTACACCCTAACTACAGAACCTGAAAACATTACACCCTAACACAGACTGCCATTACACCCTAATACAGACCTCCGTTACACCCTAACTACAGACCTGCCCATTACACCCTAACCTGTACAGACCTGCCGTTAACACCCTAAACCTTTTACAGACCTGCCGTTACACCCTAACTGTACA is a genomic window containing:
- the LOC112078632 gene encoding hatching enzyme 1.2-like — its product is MRGHSVVGQQGVQRGLSKSPSLTLLLLLLLGLSQATRLMEDGSGPEILTDDPEDVDITERILATNNGSSQFLLEGDMVAPTTRNAMVCFSAGCFWKKGTNGLVEVPYTVSSSFSSSNKQSIENALRDFPSRTCIRFVPRQNQVDFISYEPRDGCWSSLGRVGGQQTVSLQMNGCVYFGVIQHETLHALGFQHEQTRSDRDQYVTINWSNIDSNNAYNFDRSNTNNLNTPYDYSSVMHYGNTAFSINGMDTITPIPNPNVPIGQRQGLSTTDILRINILYGC